From Microlunatus capsulatus, a single genomic window includes:
- a CDS encoding aldo/keto reductase — protein MSSVPTIDLNNGQTIPQLGFGVFQIDPAETADAVRQALEIGYRHIDTAEMYGNEAGVGQGIRDAGLDRDEVYITSKLNNGFHEPDDARRAFDQTLVELGTDHVDLFLIHWPLPTLYGGDFVSTWKTLEEFYRDGRARSIGVSNFQVNHLRRLAQESDVVPAVNQIEVHPYLLNSEVRAYGAEHRIATEAWSPIAQGAVLGDPAIVTVAERLGRTPAQVTLRWHVQRGDIVFPKSTTPSRIQENFEIFDFELTDDDMVSISALDRGDAGRTGGHPDTMDYVPA, from the coding sequence ATGAGCAGCGTTCCCACGATCGACCTGAACAACGGCCAGACCATCCCGCAGCTGGGCTTCGGGGTCTTCCAGATCGACCCCGCCGAGACCGCGGACGCCGTCCGGCAGGCCCTCGAGATCGGCTACCGGCACATCGACACCGCCGAGATGTACGGCAACGAGGCGGGCGTCGGCCAGGGCATCCGCGACGCCGGCCTCGACCGCGACGAGGTCTACATCACCAGCAAGCTGAACAACGGCTTCCACGAGCCCGACGACGCCCGCCGCGCCTTCGACCAGACGCTGGTCGAGCTGGGCACCGACCACGTCGACCTGTTCCTCATCCACTGGCCGCTGCCGACGCTGTACGGCGGCGACTTCGTCTCCACCTGGAAGACGCTGGAGGAGTTCTACCGCGACGGCCGGGCCCGCTCCATCGGCGTCTCCAACTTCCAGGTCAACCACCTGCGCCGGCTGGCGCAGGAGAGCGACGTGGTGCCGGCGGTCAACCAGATCGAGGTGCACCCCTACCTGCTGAACAGCGAGGTGCGGGCCTACGGCGCCGAGCACCGGATCGCCACCGAGGCCTGGTCGCCCATCGCCCAGGGCGCGGTCCTCGGCGACCCGGCCATCGTCACGGTGGCCGAGAGGCTGGGCCGCACGCCCGCCCAGGTGACCCTGCGCTGGCACGTGCAGCGGGGCGACATCGTCTTCCCGAAGTCCACGACGCCGTCGCGCATCCAGGAGAACTTCGAGATCTTCGACTTCGAGCTCACCGACGACGACATGGTGTCCATCTCGGCGCTGGACCGCGGCGACGCGGGCCGCACCGGCGGGCACCCCGACACGATGGACTACGTGCCGGCCTGA
- a CDS encoding ClpP family protease gives MSVLRGRFVDVNAHSEYPGQAGVVQPRAASRNGIGLDDNVYQALLQNRIIFLGSEVRDENANAICAQMLLLNAEDPHRDIYLYINSPGGSVDSGMAIYDTMNWISNDVATVAMGLAASMGQFLLCAGTKGKRYALPHSRIMMHQPSGGLGGTASDIRIQAEQSLHIKTVMQKLIAEHTGQTLEQIEADSDRDRWFTAEDALKYGQIDHVYASAAQIPSTQAPNQ, from the coding sequence ATGTCAGTCCTGCGGGGTAGGTTCGTCGACGTGAACGCACACTCTGAGTACCCAGGGCAGGCGGGCGTCGTCCAGCCCCGAGCAGCGAGCCGGAACGGCATCGGACTCGACGACAACGTGTACCAGGCGCTGCTGCAGAACCGCATCATCTTCCTCGGCTCCGAGGTCCGCGACGAGAACGCGAACGCGATCTGCGCGCAGATGCTGCTGCTGAACGCCGAGGACCCGCACCGCGACATCTACCTCTACATCAACTCCCCGGGCGGCTCCGTCGACTCGGGCATGGCGATCTACGACACCATGAACTGGATCTCCAACGACGTCGCGACCGTGGCCATGGGCCTCGCCGCCTCGATGGGGCAGTTCCTGCTGTGCGCCGGCACCAAGGGCAAGCGCTACGCGCTCCCGCACAGCCGGATCATGATGCACCAGCCCTCCGGCGGCCTCGGCGGCACCGCGAGCGACATCCGCATCCAGGCCGAGCAGTCGCTGCACATCAAGACCGTGATGCAGAAGCTGATCGCCGAGCACACCGGCCAGACGCTCGAGCAGATCGAGGCCGACTCCGACCGCGACCGCTGGTTCACCGCCGAGGACGCGCTCAAGTACGGCCAGATCGACCACGTCTACGCCTCGGCCGCGCAGATCCCCTCCACCCAAGCCCCGAACCAGTAA
- the tig gene encoding trigger factor — protein sequence MPSTVEQLSPTRVKITVEVPFTDLKPSMDKAYAEIAKTISIPGFRRGKVPPMVIDQRFGRGAVIQEAFNDSWMRFYGAAVAENSLSPLTQPEVEVTKLEDGDLIEFTAEVDVRPEFDLPDFSGLTATVDALEVPDAQVDEQIDVLRSRFGSRETVERAAADGDIVSINLVATQNGEALPDATAEDLEYTVGSGQMLDGLDEAVTGLSAGDSKTFTSTLVGGPLKDEQADIEVTVTKVQQQELPEADDELAQQASEFDTIGELRASIADRLTAMARLDQAGRARDAVLEELISQLEIDVPENILASETEARKQQISQQLAQAQLSLEQYLTEAEEGQTEDEFWADVETRSVQALKAQMILDKVADEHQVGVDQNDLTQHIIRKAQQDNVPPQQVADHLQEHPHHIDEYMTEIRRGKALALIVESATVTDSDGAPVELANLREDGTIGDPAEETEAVEGEVLDGTAPVAEGDGTTTADAPVDEEEQAKA from the coding sequence GTGCCCAGCACTGTCGAGCAGCTGAGCCCCACGCGGGTCAAGATCACCGTCGAGGTGCCGTTCACCGATCTCAAGCCGAGCATGGACAAGGCCTACGCCGAGATCGCCAAGACCATCAGCATCCCCGGCTTCCGCCGCGGCAAGGTGCCCCCGATGGTCATCGACCAGCGCTTCGGGCGCGGCGCGGTGATCCAGGAGGCGTTCAACGACTCCTGGATGCGCTTCTACGGCGCCGCGGTGGCGGAGAACTCGCTGTCGCCGCTGACGCAGCCCGAGGTCGAGGTGACCAAGCTCGAGGACGGCGACCTCATCGAGTTCACCGCCGAGGTCGACGTCCGGCCCGAGTTCGACCTGCCCGACTTCTCCGGCCTGACGGCCACCGTCGACGCCCTCGAGGTGCCCGACGCCCAGGTCGACGAGCAGATCGACGTCCTGCGCAGCCGCTTCGGCTCCCGCGAGACCGTCGAGCGCGCGGCCGCTGACGGCGACATCGTCAGCATCAACCTGGTCGCCACCCAGAACGGCGAGGCGCTGCCCGACGCGACGGCGGAGGACCTCGAGTACACCGTCGGCTCCGGCCAGATGCTCGACGGGCTCGACGAGGCCGTCACCGGCCTCTCGGCGGGGGATTCGAAGACCTTCACCTCCACCCTGGTCGGCGGTCCCCTCAAGGACGAGCAGGCCGACATCGAGGTCACCGTCACCAAGGTGCAGCAGCAGGAGCTGCCCGAGGCCGACGACGAGCTCGCCCAGCAGGCGTCGGAGTTCGACACCATCGGCGAGCTGCGCGCCAGCATCGCCGACCGGCTGACCGCGATGGCCCGCCTCGACCAGGCCGGCCGCGCCCGCGACGCCGTCCTCGAGGAGCTCATCTCCCAGCTCGAGATCGACGTGCCGGAGAACATCCTGGCGTCGGAGACCGAGGCCCGGAAGCAGCAGATCAGCCAGCAGCTCGCGCAGGCCCAGCTGAGCCTCGAGCAGTACCTGACCGAGGCCGAGGAGGGGCAGACCGAGGACGAGTTCTGGGCCGACGTCGAGACCCGCTCCGTGCAGGCGCTCAAGGCCCAGATGATCCTGGACAAGGTCGCCGACGAGCACCAGGTGGGCGTCGACCAGAACGACCTGACCCAGCACATCATCCGCAAGGCCCAGCAGGACAACGTGCCGCCGCAGCAGGTCGCCGACCACCTGCAGGAGCACCCGCACCACATCGACGAGTACATGACGGAGATCCGTCGCGGCAAGGCGCTCGCGCTGATCGTCGAGTCGGCCACGGTGACCGACAGCGACGGCGCCCCCGTCGAGCTGGCGAACCTCCGTGAGGACGGCACGATCGGCGACCCGGCCGAGGAGACCGAGGCCGTGGAGGGCGAGGTCCTCGACGGCACCGCCCCGGTCGCCGAGGGCGACGGCACCACCACCGCCGACGCCCCCGTCGACGAGGAGGAGCAGGCCAAGGCCTGA
- a CDS encoding MFS transporter, with amino-acid sequence MDTTRTPTPHPPAVLSARNATYVAFIGAGFGFATWASRIPQLRDALQASPSTLGLVLLAVALGSLVALPLAGVVVTRLGTARTVTVMACCVAAGLAVVALGYPAGIPPVVVGLFLIGFGNGTWDVAMNVEGAAVEQRLGVAIMPRFHAGFSVGTVAGALGGAAMVALGVPVAVHLVAAAVVVAVVVPLGTRRFLPVEPPVEPERDAAGTARHPLAAWTEPRTLLIGVFVLCMAFTEGTGNDWLAVAVLDGYGAPPVAGPLVFAGFLAAMTLGRWFGPQLIDRSGRVATVRASALVALVGLLLVVFGGVLPLAAAGAVLWGLGTALGFPVGMSAAADDPRRAAGRVSVVASIGYTAFLAGPPLIGFLGDHVGVLRALTVTAGLLGLAALLAGTIRPLAPGTARPPSPEGDGGRELR; translated from the coding sequence ATGGACACCACGCGCACCCCGACCCCGCACCCGCCCGCGGTGCTGTCCGCCCGGAACGCGACCTACGTCGCCTTCATCGGCGCCGGGTTCGGCTTCGCCACCTGGGCCTCCCGCATCCCGCAGCTCCGCGACGCGCTGCAGGCGTCCCCGTCGACGCTGGGGCTGGTGCTGCTGGCCGTCGCCCTGGGCTCCCTGGTCGCGCTGCCGCTGGCCGGGGTCGTCGTCACCCGGCTGGGCACGGCGCGCACGGTCACGGTGATGGCCTGCTGCGTGGCGGCGGGGCTGGCCGTGGTCGCGCTCGGGTACCCGGCCGGCATCCCGCCCGTCGTCGTCGGCCTCTTCCTCATCGGCTTCGGCAACGGCACCTGGGACGTCGCCATGAACGTCGAGGGCGCCGCCGTCGAGCAGCGCCTGGGGGTGGCGATCATGCCGCGCTTCCACGCCGGGTTCAGCGTCGGCACGGTGGCCGGCGCGCTGGGCGGGGCCGCGATGGTCGCGCTGGGCGTCCCGGTCGCGGTGCACCTGGTGGCGGCCGCCGTCGTCGTCGCGGTCGTCGTGCCGCTGGGCACCCGCCGCTTCCTCCCCGTCGAGCCGCCGGTCGAGCCGGAGCGGGACGCCGCCGGCACGGCCCGGCACCCGCTGGCGGCCTGGACCGAGCCCCGGACCCTGCTGATCGGGGTCTTCGTGCTCTGCATGGCCTTCACCGAGGGCACCGGCAACGACTGGCTGGCCGTCGCCGTGCTGGACGGCTACGGCGCGCCGCCCGTGGCGGGTCCGCTGGTCTTCGCCGGGTTCCTGGCCGCGATGACGCTGGGCCGCTGGTTCGGCCCCCAGCTCATCGACCGCTCCGGCCGGGTCGCCACCGTCCGCGCCTCCGCCCTGGTGGCGCTGGTGGGGCTGCTGCTGGTGGTCTTCGGCGGCGTCCTGCCGCTGGCGGCCGCGGGCGCCGTGCTGTGGGGGCTGGGCACGGCGCTGGGCTTCCCCGTGGGGATGAGCGCGGCGGCCGACGACCCGCGGCGGGCGGCGGGCCGGGTCAGCGTCGTCGCCTCGATCGGCTACACCGCGTTCCTGGCCGGTCCCCCGCTGATCGGCTTCCTGGGCGACCACGTCGGCGTCCTGCGGGCGCTGACCGTGACGGCCGGGCTGCTGGGGCTGGCCGCGCTGCTGGCCGGCACCATCCGGCCGCTGGCCCCGGGGACGGCACGACCCCCGTCGCCGGAGGGCGACGGGGGTCGGGAGCTGCGCTGA
- a CDS encoding endonuclease/exonuclease/phosphatase family protein, whose translation MRLVTFNILHGRSLRDGQVDTGRLAEAVRRLDPDVLALQEVDRAQARSHHADLTEVAATAMGAVDQRFVPALAGTPGAAWARPSDPDDPGSAAYGVSLLSRYPATAWRVLHLPWVARGFPLLRRFPTRFGMHHEEPRAAVIGRFETPDGPLTVATTHLTFVPGLAHLQLLRLRRALADVAGPVVLMGDLNLAGRQPELVTGYRSLGRRPTMPAGRPARQIDHVLLRGRLGRVRAVENPEQELSDHRPLVVELGPRQG comes from the coding sequence ATGCGGCTGGTGACCTTCAACATCCTGCACGGGCGCAGCCTGCGCGACGGCCAGGTGGACACGGGACGGCTGGCGGAGGCGGTCCGCCGCCTCGACCCCGACGTCCTGGCCCTGCAGGAGGTGGACCGCGCCCAGGCCCGCTCCCACCACGCCGACCTCACCGAGGTGGCCGCCACCGCCATGGGTGCGGTCGACCAGCGCTTCGTCCCCGCGCTGGCCGGGACGCCCGGCGCGGCGTGGGCGCGGCCGTCGGACCCCGACGACCCGGGCTCGGCCGCCTACGGGGTGTCGCTGCTGTCGCGCTACCCGGCGACCGCGTGGCGGGTGCTGCACCTGCCGTGGGTGGCCCGGGGCTTCCCGCTGCTGCGCCGGTTCCCCACGCGCTTCGGGATGCACCACGAGGAGCCCCGCGCGGCCGTGATCGGGCGCTTCGAGACCCCGGACGGCCCGCTGACCGTGGCCACGACGCACCTCACCTTCGTGCCCGGGCTGGCCCACCTGCAGCTGCTGAGGCTGCGCCGCGCGCTCGCCGACGTGGCCGGCCCGGTGGTCCTGATGGGCGACCTCAACCTCGCGGGCCGCCAGCCGGAGCTGGTCACCGGCTACCGGTCGCTCGGCCGGCGCCCGACGATGCCGGCCGGTCGCCCCGCCCGCCAGATCGACCACGTCCTGCTGCGCGGCCGGCTGGGCCGGGTCCGTGCGGTCGAGAACCCCGAGCAGGAGCTCTCCGACCACCGGCCGCTGGTGGTCGAGCTGGGTCCGCGGCAGGGGTGA
- a CDS encoding extracellular solute-binding protein, producing MPSSPTFSRRSLLLTTTGLAAAALVPGLAACSSGPGSGATASGAAVQLPTRRAAALAEPDLPGTASGVPDGFLRYPADPKPSVSEAPGTGAAVTALLSSFAVAPTSAPRNAYAAELNTRLRAELALQVVPAADYAVKLATTVSSGDLPDVLEMLPVQPQLPQLLGATCADLTPFLAGDAVLDYPNLAACTPDMWRTTVFDGKIFGVPVPRPVQSVAPFVRTDLLEQRGLDPDVTSWEQLLDLCAALTEPKRSRYAFSLAPVSYLTGALGGIADWAEQDGTFVRYQESPQYREALARCAELSGKGFLHPDAFAANATVLGKQRLVGGQVGIHPDGFSAWGSLARFLPAGQQEVIGALPVAGFDGATPTYTVSAGSSNFTVIRKADEGRVRELLRILDYLSAPFGSAEFLFRKYGTAGVQHTVEGGNPTLTKKGTDEVTPVTEALDYHLADGMKVAYEGALTGITKAKHAYASAAEPAYVRSATTGLYSETFARRNNNFVAMITDVQNGVITGRRPLTDLDEALKTWNDGDGATIKRELAAAKEQQ from the coding sequence ATGCCGTCCAGCCCCACCTTCTCCCGCCGGTCCCTCCTGCTCACCACCACCGGGCTGGCCGCCGCCGCGCTCGTGCCGGGCCTCGCCGCCTGCTCCTCCGGACCGGGCTCCGGCGCCACCGCCTCCGGGGCCGCGGTCCAGCTGCCCACCCGGCGCGCGGCGGCGCTGGCCGAGCCCGACCTGCCGGGCACGGCGTCCGGCGTCCCGGACGGCTTCCTCCGCTACCCCGCCGACCCGAAGCCCAGCGTCAGCGAGGCGCCCGGCACGGGTGCGGCCGTGACCGCGCTGCTCAGCAGCTTCGCCGTCGCCCCCACCAGCGCGCCGCGCAACGCCTACGCGGCCGAGCTGAACACCCGGCTGCGGGCCGAGCTCGCGCTGCAGGTCGTGCCGGCCGCCGACTACGCCGTCAAGCTCGCCACCACCGTCAGCAGCGGCGACCTGCCCGACGTGCTGGAGATGCTGCCCGTCCAGCCGCAGCTGCCCCAGCTGCTCGGCGCCACCTGCGCCGACCTCACCCCGTTCCTCGCCGGGGACGCCGTCCTCGACTACCCCAACCTCGCGGCGTGCACGCCGGACATGTGGCGCACCACCGTGTTCGACGGGAAGATCTTCGGGGTCCCGGTGCCGCGGCCGGTGCAGTCCGTCGCCCCGTTCGTCCGGACCGACCTGCTGGAGCAGCGCGGCCTAGACCCCGACGTCACCAGCTGGGAGCAGCTGCTCGACCTCTGCGCCGCGCTGACCGAGCCCAAGCGTTCGCGCTACGCCTTCAGCCTGGCCCCGGTCAGCTACCTGACGGGCGCGCTGGGCGGCATCGCCGACTGGGCCGAGCAGGACGGCACCTTCGTCCGCTACCAGGAGAGCCCGCAGTACCGGGAGGCGCTGGCGCGGTGCGCCGAGCTCAGCGGCAAGGGCTTCCTGCACCCCGACGCCTTCGCGGCCAACGCGACCGTGCTGGGCAAGCAGCGCCTGGTCGGCGGCCAGGTGGGCATCCACCCGGACGGCTTCTCGGCCTGGGGCTCGCTGGCCCGCTTCCTGCCCGCCGGCCAGCAGGAGGTGATCGGCGCCCTCCCCGTGGCCGGGTTCGACGGGGCGACGCCCACCTACACCGTCAGCGCCGGCTCCTCGAACTTCACCGTCATCCGCAAGGCCGACGAGGGCCGGGTGCGCGAGCTGCTGCGGATCCTGGACTACCTGTCCGCGCCGTTCGGCTCGGCGGAGTTCCTGTTCCGCAAGTACGGCACCGCGGGCGTCCAGCACACCGTCGAGGGCGGCAACCCGACGCTGACGAAGAAGGGCACCGACGAGGTCACCCCCGTCACCGAGGCGCTCGACTACCACCTGGCCGACGGGATGAAGGTGGCCTACGAGGGGGCGCTGACCGGGATCACGAAGGCCAAGCACGCCTACGCCTCCGCGGCCGAGCCGGCCTACGTCCGCAGCGCCACCACGGGCCTCTACTCCGAGACCTTCGCCCGGCGCAACAACAACTTCGTCGCCATGATCACCGACGTGCAGAACGGGGTGATCACCGGCCGGCGGCCGCTCACCGACCTGGACGAGGCGCTGAAGACGTGGAACGACGGCGACGGGGCCACCATCAAGCGGGAGCTGGCCGCCGCGAAGGAGCAGCAGTGA
- a CDS encoding ATP-dependent Clp protease proteolytic subunit: MSNASFGAPRAEGQPFAPTMDYYIPQWEERTSYGMRRIDPYTKLFEDRIIFLGTPISDEIANAVMAQLLCLQQMDADRDIEIYINSPGGSFTALTAIYDTMRYIKPDVRTVCLGQAASAAAVILAAGTKGKRLALPNSRILIHQPATEGGYGQSSDIEIQAREILRIRSLMEDMLATDTGKSTDEVSRDIERDKYLTAEQALEYGIIDEILTSLKAVDA; the protein is encoded by the coding sequence ATGAGCAACGCATCGTTCGGCGCGCCCCGCGCTGAGGGTCAGCCGTTCGCGCCGACCATGGACTACTACATCCCGCAGTGGGAGGAGCGCACGTCCTACGGGATGCGGCGCATCGACCCCTACACCAAGCTGTTCGAGGACCGCATCATCTTCCTCGGCACCCCGATCTCGGACGAGATCGCCAACGCGGTGATGGCCCAGCTGCTGTGCCTGCAGCAGATGGACGCCGACCGCGACATCGAGATCTACATCAACTCCCCGGGCGGCTCGTTCACCGCGCTGACGGCGATCTACGACACGATGCGCTACATCAAGCCCGACGTGCGCACCGTCTGCCTGGGGCAGGCGGCCTCGGCCGCCGCCGTGATCCTCGCCGCCGGCACCAAGGGCAAGCGTCTCGCCCTGCCGAACAGCCGGATCCTCATCCACCAGCCCGCCACCGAGGGCGGCTACGGCCAGTCCTCCGACATCGAGATCCAGGCGCGCGAGATCCTGCGCATCCGGTCCCTGATGGAGGACATGCTGGCCACCGACACCGGCAAGAGCACCGACGAGGTCAGCCGGGACATCGAGCGCGACAAGTACCTGACGGCCGAGCAGGCCCTCGAGTACGGCATCATCGACGAGATCCTGACGTCCCTCAAGGCCGTCGACGCCTGA
- a CDS encoding MFS transporter: MTQGAAEQTRPAPTAEVAWTPRLLALAVAAAVAVAVIYIPQSLLTDVAADLGVSPGAAGLVATAVQAGYALGILLLVPLADRVHPRRQITVQSVLLAAALALSATLPTVAAVAAGFAVVGLVANIAQVVIPAAGRLAPAARRGTTTATIVGSLSVGIFGGRILASLVVESVGWRWVAVGFAALVLATVPFTRWALRDAAVPAEAGTGYPRLLLDTLALVRRSPQLAQSALLQFFVFATFNSAWTVMVLHLTAEPYGWSVRAAGLFGLVGLAAGLTTPLSGRLVDRFGTLPVAGAALAVMLVAMAAVVVDADRLVPFALSMFAATAAGQLHQSAHQSRVLALEPERAAQANTVFMFFVFLGGSAGAFLGPAAYAAGGMARVGVVCCGLLVVALAAWAVVSLRARRAAPATR, translated from the coding sequence GTGACCCAGGGAGCAGCCGAGCAGACCCGCCCCGCGCCGACGGCGGAGGTCGCCTGGACGCCCCGGCTGCTGGCCCTCGCGGTGGCCGCCGCGGTGGCCGTGGCCGTCATCTACATCCCGCAGTCGCTGCTCACCGACGTCGCGGCCGACCTCGGCGTCAGCCCGGGCGCCGCCGGCCTGGTGGCCACCGCGGTGCAGGCGGGCTACGCGCTGGGCATCCTGCTCCTGGTCCCGCTGGCCGACCGGGTGCACCCGCGCCGCCAGATCACCGTCCAGTCCGTCCTGCTGGCCGCGGCCCTGGCCCTGTCCGCGACGCTGCCCACCGTCGCCGCTGTCGCCGCCGGCTTCGCCGTCGTGGGCCTGGTGGCCAACATCGCGCAGGTCGTCATCCCGGCCGCGGGCCGGCTGGCCCCGGCCGCCCGCCGCGGCACCACGACCGCCACCATCGTCGGCTCCCTCTCGGTCGGCATCTTCGGCGGCCGGATCCTGGCCAGCCTGGTGGTCGAGAGCGTCGGCTGGCGCTGGGTGGCCGTCGGCTTCGCCGCCCTCGTGCTGGCCACCGTGCCGTTCACCCGGTGGGCGCTGCGCGACGCCGCCGTGCCGGCCGAGGCGGGCACCGGCTACCCGCGGCTGCTGCTCGACACCCTGGCGCTGGTGCGCCGCAGCCCCCAGCTGGCCCAGTCCGCGCTGCTGCAGTTCTTCGTCTTCGCCACCTTCAACTCGGCCTGGACGGTGATGGTGCTGCACCTGACGGCCGAGCCCTACGGCTGGAGCGTCCGCGCCGCCGGCCTGTTCGGGCTGGTCGGGCTGGCCGCGGGGCTGACCACTCCGCTGTCGGGGCGGCTCGTCGACCGGTTCGGCACGCTGCCCGTCGCCGGGGCCGCGCTCGCGGTGATGCTGGTGGCCATGGCCGCGGTCGTCGTCGACGCCGACCGGCTGGTGCCCTTCGCGCTCAGCATGTTCGCGGCCACCGCGGCCGGCCAGCTGCACCAGTCGGCCCACCAGAGCCGCGTGCTGGCCCTGGAGCCGGAGCGCGCGGCGCAGGCCAACACCGTCTTCATGTTCTTCGTCTTCCTCGGCGGCTCGGCCGGGGCGTTCCTCGGACCCGCGGCCTACGCGGCGGGCGGCATGGCGCGCGTCGGGGTGGTCTGCTGCGGGCTGCTCGTGGTGGCCCTGGCGGCCTGGGCCGTGGTCTCGCTCCGGGCCCGGCGGGCCGCGCCGGCGACGCGCTGA